Proteins found in one Magnolia sinica isolate HGM2019 chromosome 5, MsV1, whole genome shotgun sequence genomic segment:
- the LOC131245206 gene encoding B2 protein isoform X2 produces MENQQSFWQFSDQLRLQSTNFSNLSINDSIWATAKRPEERRNFDSRVGGKVSKQKGTDFNGFNDGWKISGSGVGGGQQKNVNGIFNKEISKKKKNNNNDDNDKSGSKGNGNNGNNSVDKRFKTLPPSEALPRNETVGGYIFVCNNDTMQENLRRQLFGLPPRYRDSVRAITPGLPLFLYNYSTHQLHGIFEAASFGGTNIDPTAWEDKKCIGESRFPAQVCLYTETRCMLVDSMLCFTQHQNMCTRLLNGPSPCCRKRVQHLTCV; encoded by the exons ATGGAAAACCAGCAGTCCTTCTGGCAATTCAGCGACCAGCTTCGCCTCCAATcgacgaatttctctaacctctCGATCAACGACAGCATTTGGGCGACGGCGAAGAGGCCCGAAGAGAGGAGGAATTTCGATAGCAGAGTCGGAGGGAAGGTCTCAAAGCAGAAAGGGACAGATTTTAATGGCTTCAATGACGGGTGGAAGATCAGCGGCAGCGGCGTTGGTGGTGGGCAGCAGAAGAACGTGAATGGGATTTTCAATAAGGAGATttcgaagaagaaaaagaacaacaaCAACGACGATAACGATAAGAGCGGCAGTAAAGGAAATGGAAATAACGGAAATAACAGCGTAGATAAGAGATTCAAGACTCTCCCGCCTTCGGAAGCTCTCCCAAGAAATGAAACTGTTGGAGGGTATATATTCGTTTGTAACAATGATACGATGCAAGAGAATCTTCGACGGCAGTTGTTCG GTCTTCCTCCTCGATACCGAGACTCCGTACGAGCGATAACGCCGGGATTGCCTCTCTTCCTTTACAACTATTCTACACATCAGCTTCACGGAATTTTCGAG GCTGCGAGCTTCGGAGGTACGAACATTGATCCAACGGCTTGGGAAGACAAAAAATGCATTGGCGAATCCCGTTTTCCTGCACAGGTATGTTTATATACCGAGACTCGGTGTATGTTAGTAGATAGCATGTTGTGTTTTACTCAGCACCAGAACATGTGTACACGTCTTCTAAATGGGCCATCTC CCTGTTGTAGGAAACGCGTGCAACACCTTACCTGCGTgtag
- the LOC131245206 gene encoding B2 protein isoform X1: MENQQSFWQFSDQLRLQSTNFSNLSINDSIWATAKRPEERRNFDSRVGGKVSKQKGTDFNGFNDGWKISGSGVGGGQQKNVNGIFNKEISKKKKNNNNDDNDKSGSKGNGNNGNNSVDKRFKTLPPSEALPRNETVGGYIFVCNNDTMQENLRRQLFGLPPRYRDSVRAITPGLPLFLYNYSTHQLHGIFEAASFGGTNIDPTAWEDKKCIGESRFPAQVRVVTRKNCEPLEEDSFRPILHHYDGPKFRLELNIPEALALLDIFAETNAWEEIHTQNNTTLKI; the protein is encoded by the exons ATGGAAAACCAGCAGTCCTTCTGGCAATTCAGCGACCAGCTTCGCCTCCAATcgacgaatttctctaacctctCGATCAACGACAGCATTTGGGCGACGGCGAAGAGGCCCGAAGAGAGGAGGAATTTCGATAGCAGAGTCGGAGGGAAGGTCTCAAAGCAGAAAGGGACAGATTTTAATGGCTTCAATGACGGGTGGAAGATCAGCGGCAGCGGCGTTGGTGGTGGGCAGCAGAAGAACGTGAATGGGATTTTCAATAAGGAGATttcgaagaagaaaaagaacaacaaCAACGACGATAACGATAAGAGCGGCAGTAAAGGAAATGGAAATAACGGAAATAACAGCGTAGATAAGAGATTCAAGACTCTCCCGCCTTCGGAAGCTCTCCCAAGAAATGAAACTGTTGGAGGGTATATATTCGTTTGTAACAATGATACGATGCAAGAGAATCTTCGACGGCAGTTGTTCG GTCTTCCTCCTCGATACCGAGACTCCGTACGAGCGATAACGCCGGGATTGCCTCTCTTCCTTTACAACTATTCTACACATCAGCTTCACGGAATTTTCGAG GCTGCGAGCTTCGGAGGTACGAACATTGATCCAACGGCTTGGGAAGACAAAAAATGCATTGGCGAATCCCGTTTTCCTGCACAG GTGAGGGTTGTAACAAGGAAGAACTGCGAACCCTTGGAAGAAGACTCTTTCCGTCCTATCCTTCACCACTACGACGGTCCCAAGTTCCGTCTCGAACTCAACATTCCAGAG gcACTAGCGCTCTTGGATATATTCGCAGAGACAAACGCTTGGGAAGAAATCCATACACAAAACAATACAAcgttgaaaatataa